The nucleotide window cacacaacaGGTTTCCTCTTCAGTATGTGGTCCGTTTTAAAAACAGACCGCACACTgatccatacaagtcaatggggctattcacacattagTTTTTGAACAGAACCGTGAGTGAGCATGACACAGATTCAAAAGAAAATTGAAGAGAATCCTTGTGCCATACTCAGCCCCGAACAAGGCAGAACAGAGTCGCTCTGTTTTTCCAGGAAAGTTATTTTATTGAGGACAACTTACCAGGATGCAATTCTAGGGAACAACGGAGTTAAGATCTCCTGGGTGATCGCAAACCAAGCTACAGCCAACATGCTTCCTGCCACAGCTCCGTAAGTGACCTGGCTCCAGCTGTGATACATTAGATACACTCTGCAGGAAAACCAGAGACCGTTACACAAGGAACACTCAATACTTCTATAGAACAGTGCGAAAGGTAAAGTGCATACCGACTGTACGAGACTAGACAGGCCGCTGTTAGGAGACAGAGCGACAGTACGTGGCGCCAGAGCAAGTCCAAGAACCGAGCGTTGTTTGTCTGGTGCATcctgaaacacaaaaaaacacaagatGAAGTCCGACCAGAATAAAGACAACTTAAAGGGCAAGTACGACCTGACTGCAGAGAGAGAAAAACCCATCCACTGTACGACTACCAACACACGGAGAACCAATAACCAGCTTCTTTCATATTAAGAGACCCTCTTGTGACGGGTCCTTTTCTTAGTCATATGGCCGACATCGTAGctcctacaggggggttgtcagGAGCCAAACCTGCCTATTTAGGATACAGCTCTAGGAATGAAGAGTGACGTCTCTTGTAAGAACTGTAAACGGAGATTCAgccactaatttaaccccttatctTTTGTACGGGTATCCATGATGCAGAGGGAGCCACATATATTAGATCTCCTTTTCCGAATAACTGCATAGGCTTCATTGTTCACATTAAGTATGTGAGGACTACACCTTCTTCAGTACTGAAATAAGAGTGTTTGAGTAGGTTACCCAGAATCCTACATAATATAATTGAGCAAGTCAAAGAATATCTagatcagtggtctccaacctgtggctctccagctgttctgtcatgatgggagttgtagtttcacaacagcttgaGAGCCACAGAATGGAGATGCCCGATCTAGTGAACAAGCAAATTATTCTTATAGGTCGGGGATTAGGAAACGTCAATGGCTCAAAACCACACTATGTGAAAGGGGAAATCGGAATTCCCCATTGTTTAACATGCGGCCAGACAAGAGGTCTGCAATCTTGGGGCAATTCCTAAAACCAGTCCTTCTCTTACCCCACTTCAAGGAGACTCAGGGTGGGGACAGGCAAAGCCTTTCAATAGCCAAGATCTGTCTATGCCAAGCATCCTGGAGCAGGCGGAGATCAGCTATTGAAAAAGTCGTCATCCATAGAACCACCTATTTCTGTGGAGTCCTGGTTGGGGAAAGATTTCACTAGACAAGCGCGGCACAACCTGCCAGAGCCAATAAATATCCCTCGTATCTCACCTTAAGTATAGGAAAAGGAATGAATACACAGAGAAGAACCACATGAACTGCGAATGACTTGACGGCAACCCATACTCTGTGGTGACTGTTGTGTGTgtccctgtgaaaagaagaagACAGTTCAGACACGTCCACCCTAATCCACAGCGGCTCACATCACCTGTTCCTCAGCCGGGGAGCATGATGGCCCCAGCTATGTGACTGCAGCAAAGTTGTGGTAAAACTACAATCCCATAGTGTGCTCCACCAGATCTTACATAACATGCAactcaatggggcagatttattaaaggggttgtccaggttgggggctggtttttatactgatgaccaatccacaGGACACGTtaccagtatatgatcagtgggggaccGACACCCAGAACCAGTTGTTCCGGGCGCCGGAATCTATGCAGGAGTTGGTGCCAGGAGCAGAAGGCTCTGTATACTGtacagcggccgtgctgcagaaggcTCTGTATACTGtacagcggccgtgctgcagaaggcTCTGTATACTGtacagcggccgtgctgcagctctgctcctattcgagTGAATACTGGCATGGTGGCTATGCCGTGTACAGAgttttctgcttccggcaccaactCTCGCATAACTTCCAGCGCCAGCCGGAACAGataatcggtgcggggtccgggtgtcagacccccactgatcaaatactgatgacccatcagtatgaaaaacagtcCCCAACCTGGAGaagcatttcatacgccagtcttaataaccaATTTGCATGAGTAACACGCGACACATTTATCAAGAGGTGAACGCCTGTTAATAAACGTGTTGCATCTTTCGGTTGGCTGCGCTTATCTCATCGCTACTCTTCTTTTCTCCCCACTCGACTCCCTCTTCACGGCTCATTCAAGGTCCTGACGCCAAACactttcagggccttatatgcgacgcagcactgatgacatCAAGTGCTTATTTATTAGGCCTACAGCATGAAGAGGGAGCCAGAGGGGACCTGGTGGGGAGAAGCGGAGGGGGGAGTAGTTAGATGGGGGGGAAAGGTAGGAGCtttgcatgggcctctaccttgctacaccccacagacttaaaaattataataaatgtgttgTTCCGGCAATGTAGCGCAACTGTGGCGTGCACCAAActctgcaactttttttttttacaccagaatACTAGCGTTAACCGTTTGGTATATTTTCcccaatgtatttctatgggcTGCAATAAAGATAGGATCGGCTCTAGTCAAAGAGCGATAAACCGTGAGTAGCGGTCACATGACCCGCGCTGGCTTACCTTCACATGGACGTGGCTCCCTCACAATGTTCTTAATCACCCAGTTTACACCTTCATTCATTACCAAACCCCCCAGGAAGGAAATCTGGAAAAGGGAAAACACAATGAGAGACCATGACCCGGAATCTAATACCCTGATATTACAGCGGCGCCGGGATTCAGACTCTTACCGTGTGAAGTTCTCTCTTGAATATGATAAGAGTCCCAAAACTGATGAGAATGACGACTGGTCCCAGGCTGAGATAGGCCAACAGCTGCCCGTAGACGTCTCCTAAATGAAGAGGAGCAAAAACTAAGCCAACGATACAGCGGGGGGGCTGTCTATAGGGAAGACGACATCTGGATTTCTCCAATAAAGGTGAGGTGGTGATATAAATGGGGCGCTGCCgccatgagacaatccctttccaTATTCCCTATTCGGACATATGCACCTATagagggggtttccatcactcccaCCTTAGAGGACTCGGTGCGACCATGTATAACCAGAGATAGTCAGGGATTCCAGCAGCCAGACCTGTAGCGTCTGCACATCGAAAACAGGTTGTCCTGCCGGAACACCCCCTATATGAGTCTTCTCAGCCAATCGGAGACATTAAAGGGATTTTGACATAatcattatcacctatccacaaaataggtgataaatatctgatcggtgggggtccgactgccgggacccccaacgatcacgagaacaggcttatcttgccattcctgggagccccatatgaacggagtggtagtgcgcatgctcgaccaccgctccattcatttctatggggttcCCAGGAACAGCAAGATAAACCCATTCTCGTGATCGGAGGGGGTcctggcagtcggacccccaccgatcatctatttatcacatatcctATGCTAAAACTCCTTTAAGATGCCATACATGGCACCCTGTATACTTTTTAGAAATACTCCCTGCTTGAACCAGGTCAAGGGGACAGATGCACCCACTACCATAGGGGCATGCTCTAATTTAAAGGGCTCTGTCCTAATCTGTCCCATTATATGACCTGTGTTTTCTGGGTGTTTATTTTCAATGGGTGTTGGAAGTCTTCTCGATCCTAGCTGGTAAAAGCAAAGAACGACTGGGGGGCACTTTGCTATCAGCTCAAGAAACAGGTAACCTGTCCTTCAGCCCACTACAGTATTCAGCAGGAACGAGCGCCCCCTTCAGGCTGGATATATTCCAGACTTGTAAAGAACAGATCAGGTTAAATTCACAGCGTCATATGAAAGTGACTTATTTAGTTGCAGCGTAGAGGAACAACCCTATGAATAATTGAGTCCGTCAGTTTTGCTGAGCCATTAAAAGCCACATGAAATATTCAGGAAAACCACAGAGAAGAAGAATCCAGATGAGAGAAATGTGGTCAAAAACAGTCTGCGGAGAAAGAGGTCAGATCGGGGGGTGAAAGAATCACAATAAACCCCCTGAAGAAGGAAAGAGAATCCAGCAAGTTGTATTATATCCCATCCAATCCTTGGTGTCCCTCACAGATCAGCATCGCAATAGGTACCTGGCAGGTGCTTATCTCCTCCCCTATTGAAGTAAATAGCCCCTTTGGTCAAGtgttaatatttttctttttaaatcacttctgaatggctttttttttatttatttttttaaagagtcTTAAATTCTAGACCGCGATGCTCTGCGGTGAGTCCTGCAGTCAAACTCCTATTAATGGTGGATCTGATCGGCCTTAAAAAAAAGGTGAGGGTCCATTCCTACCGCATGGTTTAGATCATTATGTAACCCATACACCTTCAAATGGAGACACATTGGTCTGAATAGGAGCTGCATGCACAAAACGGTAGGATGCTTTTCATCAAAAACTTTTTGCAACGTTACTTCGTCTGTTATTTTGGATGCATTAAAGCAATCTATAATGGTCGCAAAAGTCTACACACCTATGAGATAATTCCTGGTAGCGGGACTCCGTACTCAGACAGCTGGCCTGCAGTTATTGCAGTGCAGG belongs to Rhinoderma darwinii isolate aRhiDar2 chromosome 8, aRhiDar2.hap1, whole genome shotgun sequence and includes:
- the DOLPP1 gene encoding dolichyldiphosphatase 1, whose protein sequence is MAAVEQCSLSAQWRPVSLTHVEYPAGDVYGQLLAYLSLGPVVILISFGTLIIFKRELHTISFLGGLVMNEGVNWVIKNIVREPRPCEGTHTTVTTEYGLPSSHSQFMWFFSVYSFLFLYLRMHQTNNARFLDLLWRHVLSLCLLTAACLVSYSRVYLMYHSWSQVTYGAVAGSMLAVAWFAITQEILTPLFPRIASWPISEFFLIRDTSLIPNILWFEYTVTRSEARSRQRKLGTKLQ